The candidate division TA06 bacterium DNA segment CAGTTGTGACATAGTCACTCCAACTGGCCAAAATCTGGACGATATTGAGGAATATTTGAAAACAGCAACTGAGAATCTGTTGTCCAAAGGAACGGAGGATGATCTGGAACTCAAGTTGGAGATGGTTGTAAGGGCTTTTGATCCCTGCATCAGCTGTTCTGCACATCTAGTAAGCGTGATATGACGAATATCGAGAAGAGACTAAGAGAGTTGATTCACTCCAGGGCGGTTGTGGTCATAGGTCTGGGAAATCCTGACCGAGCTGATGACGGGGTAGGTATTGAGGTTGCCCGACAGCTAAGGGGGTTAGCCCCAGAGAGAATCTTTTCAGAAACAGAGGGCCTCGAAGCGATTGTTCTACGCATTCTAGACAGAAAAGACGCTGAGGTAGGCATCTTTGTTGACGCAGTAGATTTCGGAGGGAGGCCAGGTGAGGTTCGGATCTTTTCTGATGCGAGCTTCCCTCCTTGCACCATTTCAACACATAAGGTACCCCTCGGGTTGCTCTCAGCCCTTCTTAGAAAGGAAGGGAAGGCAAGCTATCTCCTGGGAATTCAACCAGGTACTCTAGATTTCGATTCTGAGATTTCGGATGAAGTACATCGAAGTCTAGGGAAAATAGTAGCGATTCTCAGTCCATTCTTTGACCCACCGAGGGAAGTATGTAGTCAGCCTCAGGCGGCGGCGAAAGAATAGCCAGGAAACGAAAATCAATAAATGAGGAGGAGATATTATGAGTAAGGTATTTGGCGGTAAAGAGGACAAGAAGCAGATGATAAAGGATTTGATTAAGGAGTTACATGCGGGAGCAAAACCCGGTGATGTAAAAGAGAAATTTAAAGAGATTTTGAAAGAGGTGGGTCCAACGGATATAGCCCAGATAGAAGAAGAGCTAGTAAAAGAGGGTATGCCAAGCGAAGAAATTCATAGACTCTGCGATGTGCACCTTGCTGTCTTCAAGGAGTCTCTGGAAAAAG contains these protein-coding regions:
- a CDS encoding hydrogenase maturation protease, yielding MTNIEKRLRELIHSRAVVVIGLGNPDRADDGVGIEVARQLRGLAPERIFSETEGLEAIVLRILDRKDAEVGIFVDAVDFGGRPGEVRIFSDASFPPCTISTHKVPLGLLSALLRKEGKASYLLGIQPGTLDFDSEISDEVHRSLGKIVAILSPFFDPPREVCSQPQAAAKE